The Carnobacterium divergens genome includes a window with the following:
- a CDS encoding gluconate 5-dehydrogenase, which translates to MNFSMDSFQLDGKVALITGAVHGIGFEIAKSLATAGATIVFNNLTQQSVDTALEKYQQAGIDAYGYVCDVTDEAAVNSLISKIKKEVGSIDILVNNAGIIKRIPMIDMSATDFRQVVDVDLTAPFIMAKAVIPDMIEKGGGKIINICSMMSELGRETVSAYAAAKGGLKMLTKNIASEYGQYNIQCNGIGPGYIATPQTAPLRELQADGERHPFDQFIVGRTPAARWGNPEDLAGPAIFLASKASDFVNGHILYVDGGILAYIGKQP; encoded by the coding sequence ATGAATTTTTCAATGGATTCCTTTCAATTAGATGGAAAAGTTGCATTAATTACTGGAGCTGTACACGGTATTGGCTTTGAAATTGCGAAATCTTTAGCTACTGCAGGTGCAACAATCGTATTCAACAATTTAACTCAACAGTCAGTTGATACTGCTTTAGAAAAGTATCAACAAGCAGGCATCGATGCTTATGGTTATGTTTGTGATGTGACTGATGAAGCCGCTGTTAATAGCCTGATTAGCAAAATCAAGAAAGAAGTTGGCAGCATTGACATTTTAGTCAATAATGCAGGGATTATTAAACGTATTCCAATGATTGATATGTCAGCAACTGATTTCCGTCAAGTAGTGGATGTTGACTTAACAGCGCCCTTCATTATGGCAAAAGCAGTCATTCCAGATATGATTGAAAAAGGTGGCGGTAAAATTATTAATATTTGTTCAATGATGAGTGAATTGGGCCGTGAAACCGTTAGTGCCTATGCTGCTGCAAAAGGTGGTTTAAAAATGTTGACTAAGAACATTGCTTCTGAATATGGTCAATACAATATCCAATGTAATGGGATTGGTCCTGGTTACATTGCTACCCCGCAAACTGCTCCATTGAGAGAATTACAAGCAGATGGGGAACGTCATCCTTTTGATCAATTCATCGTTGGTCGTACACCTGCTGCTCGTTGGGGAAACCCAGAAGATTTAGCTGGTCCAGCAATTTTTCTAGCTTCAAAAGCTTCTGATTTTGTCAATGGCCACATTTTATATGTCGATGGTGGAATTTTAGCCTATATTGGCAAACAACCTTAA